The proteins below are encoded in one region of Paenibacillus sp. YYML68:
- a CDS encoding HPr family phosphocarrier protein, with the protein MVSKAYTVLNPSGFHARPTKILVQAANNFPCKVSLIKGERKVNGKSSLGILTLGIKPNDVVTLEIEGEQEEQALQELGALLVKIYEE; encoded by the coding sequence ATGGTATCGAAAGCATACACGGTGTTGAACCCGTCCGGATTTCATGCGCGTCCGACCAAGATTCTAGTGCAGGCGGCTAACAACTTCCCATGCAAGGTAAGTCTGATCAAGGGGGAGCGCAAGGTGAACGGCAAGAGCTCGCTCGGCATACTTACTCTGGGGATTAAGCCTAACGATGTGGTGACGCTGGAGATCGAGGGCGAGCAGGAGGAGCAGGCGCTGCAGGAGCTCGGCGCCTTGCTGGTCAAGATCTACGAAGAATAG
- a CDS encoding sensor histidine kinase: MLQRLKMNWKIAILSFGIVLFALLIGGTILLGGILHLKEEELGRRLLITARTAAQQPEIIAGIGRPELREELQAAAERMRIINDVTYVVVMDMNRVRLSHPVESKIGTVSEGADEGPAFAEHTYVSQARGELGTALRAIVPVMSGDRTQIGVVVVGRILPTAGQVLRELSGQASIIVLLSLTFGLWGSWRLATHIKKQMFQLEPAEIARLLVEREATFHAMHEGVIAIDKDERIAIFNDRAKQMLHIEGDVRGHSIREVLPDTRLPEILELDAPVYNQEHVIGGQHILSNRVPIKIGSETVGAVAIFQDRTEVTRMAEELTGVKAFVDALRVHNHEYMNKLHTIGGLIQLGNKEQALDYLFEMVEEREELTRFLTRRIHHDSLTGLLLGKISRGRELGIEVTIDRQSRLHRFPAGLDHHDFVIVLGNLIENAFDALEGVEGDKQVFVSLEQDDELVSVLVEDTGRGMDEATKERVFERGFTTKGGVGRGIGLHLIASIVRKAGGSVRIDSSPGAGATFMLTLPMRQEKQSVRKGQPQEGGDSDDGADTGTVN; encoded by the coding sequence ATGCTGCAGCGGCTGAAAATGAACTGGAAAATTGCGATCCTCTCCTTCGGCATCGTGCTGTTCGCTCTGTTGATCGGCGGTACGATTCTGCTCGGCGGCATCCTCCATCTGAAGGAGGAGGAGCTCGGCCGGCGTCTGCTCATCACGGCGCGCACGGCCGCCCAGCAGCCGGAAATTATCGCCGGCATCGGGCGGCCTGAGCTGCGCGAGGAGCTGCAGGCCGCCGCCGAGCGCATGCGCATCATCAACGACGTGACGTACGTCGTTGTCATGGATATGAACCGGGTGCGGCTGTCGCACCCGGTTGAGAGCAAGATCGGCACCGTCTCCGAGGGTGCCGATGAGGGGCCTGCCTTCGCCGAGCACACGTACGTGTCGCAGGCGAGGGGAGAGCTCGGCACGGCGCTGCGCGCAATCGTGCCGGTCATGAGCGGGGACCGGACGCAGATCGGCGTCGTGGTCGTAGGTCGCATCCTGCCGACAGCGGGGCAGGTGCTGCGGGAGCTGTCCGGACAGGCGTCCATCATCGTGCTGCTGTCGCTCACGTTCGGGCTGTGGGGCTCGTGGCGGCTTGCGACACATATCAAGAAGCAGATGTTCCAGCTAGAGCCTGCTGAGATCGCCCGGCTGCTGGTCGAGCGCGAGGCGACGTTCCACGCGATGCATGAGGGCGTTATCGCCATCGACAAGGACGAGCGTATCGCCATCTTCAACGATAGGGCGAAGCAGATGCTGCACATCGAGGGAGATGTGCGCGGCCACAGCATTCGTGAGGTGCTGCCGGATACACGGCTGCCCGAGATTCTGGAGCTGGATGCTCCTGTCTACAATCAGGAGCATGTCATTGGCGGTCAGCACATCCTGAGCAATCGGGTGCCGATCAAGATCGGCAGCGAGACGGTCGGCGCTGTCGCCATTTTCCAGGATCGTACAGAGGTGACGCGCATGGCGGAGGAGCTGACGGGAGTGAAGGCGTTCGTCGATGCGCTGCGCGTCCATAACCATGAATATATGAACAAGCTGCATACGATCGGCGGGCTGATCCAGCTCGGCAATAAGGAGCAGGCGCTCGACTACTTATTCGAGATGGTCGAGGAGCGTGAGGAGCTGACGCGCTTCTTAACGAGGCGCATCCATCATGACAGCTTGACCGGGCTGCTGCTCGGCAAGATCAGCCGCGGTCGCGAGCTGGGCATCGAGGTGACGATCGATCGTCAGAGCCGGCTGCATCGGTTTCCCGCTGGTCTGGATCATCACGACTTCGTCATCGTGCTGGGCAACCTGATCGAGAACGCCTTCGATGCGCTCGAGGGCGTAGAAGGAGACAAGCAGGTGTTCGTCAGTCTGGAGCAGGATGATGAGCTCGTGTCTGTGCTGGTGGAGGATACGGGTAGGGGTATGGACGAGGCGACGAAGGAGCGTGTCTTCGAGCGAGGCTTCACGACGAAGGGCGGAGTCGGGCGAGGCATCGGGCTGCACCTGATCGCAAGCATCGTCCGGAAGGCGGGCGGCTCGGTCCGCATCGACTCGTCACCCGGAGCAGGCGCGACCTTCATGCTGACATTGCCTATGCGGCAGGAGAAACAGAGCGTGCGGAAGGGGCAACCACAGGAAGGAGGCGACAGCGACGATGGAGCGGATACGGGTACTGTTAATTGA
- a CDS encoding DctP family TRAP transporter solute-binding subunit: MRPWLGTMLFIIFGLTTAALVGFYPSFSSGPVAQDDEQQGFQEQYVIKFSHVVAESTPKGLAAQRFAELVLEKTAGRVKVEVYPNAILHTEATEKEALLRGEVQMLAPSFSNISQMFPEWAVLDLPFAFLSDEAVQEAFRGPVAGILFKKLEESNMKGLAFWGNSFKQMTTNRGPLIYPSDFTGQRFRILPSRAIQAQFEAFGATTQKIPFNQAYRAFESGAVDGGENTVSNIWSKKFYRVQGFMTVSNHGYLGYGVLMNKSYWEKLPKELQAAIEQAMEEATAWSNLNAAAVNERDLQRLRQESDMRIHVLTAGERAEWMRRWEPLYEQAETLYGRELVQAIRELQRNYGG; the protein is encoded by the coding sequence ATGCGACCGTGGCTAGGCACGATGCTATTCATCATATTCGGACTGACCACTGCCGCATTGGTCGGCTTCTACCCCTCCTTCTCGTCCGGCCCCGTCGCTCAAGACGACGAGCAGCAGGGCTTCCAGGAGCAATATGTGATCAAGTTCAGCCACGTGGTGGCGGAGAGTACGCCCAAGGGGCTGGCAGCGCAGCGCTTCGCGGAGCTCGTGCTGGAGAAGACGGCTGGACGGGTGAAGGTGGAGGTGTATCCGAACGCCATTCTGCACACCGAGGCAACGGAGAAGGAGGCGCTTCTGCGCGGCGAGGTACAGATGCTGGCGCCCTCGTTCTCGAACATCTCGCAGATGTTCCCGGAATGGGCGGTGCTCGACCTGCCGTTCGCCTTCCTGTCGGACGAGGCAGTACAGGAAGCATTCCGTGGACCTGTGGCAGGCATCCTGTTCAAGAAGCTGGAGGAGAGCAACATGAAGGGGCTCGCGTTCTGGGGCAACAGCTTCAAGCAGATGACCACGAATCGCGGACCCCTGATCTACCCATCTGATTTCACAGGACAGCGGTTCCGCATCTTGCCGAGCCGGGCGATTCAGGCGCAATTCGAGGCTTTCGGCGCCACCACCCAGAAGATCCCGTTCAACCAAGCGTACCGTGCGTTCGAATCGGGAGCGGTGGACGGCGGTGAGAATACGGTTTCGAATATATGGAGCAAAAAGTTTTACCGTGTCCAAGGCTTCATGACCGTCAGCAATCACGGCTACCTCGGCTATGGCGTGCTGATGAACAAGTCGTATTGGGAGAAGCTTCCGAAGGAGCTGCAAGCCGCGATCGAGCAGGCGATGGAGGAGGCGACCGCCTGGTCCAATCTGAATGCCGCCGCGGTGAATGAGCGGGACCTGCAGCGGCTTCGCCAAGAGAGCGACATGCGGATTCATGTGCTGACCGCTGGCGAGCGTGCCGAATGGATGCGCCGATGGGAGCCGCTGTACGAGCAGGCCGAGACGCTCTACGGCCGCGAGCTTGTACAGGCGATCCGCGAGCTGCAGCGTAATTACGGCGGATAG
- a CDS encoding MerR family transcriptional regulator, whose protein sequence is MKQKRQRPLKVKEVAELAGISVRTLHHYDELGLLVPDQVTAAGYRLYAEESLDTLQQILVLRELDVPLKQIKQMLGDPSYDRQEALVRHYGLLQQKRDRLNRILATLETTIQHQRGECDMTNEQKFEGFDFTRNPYEAEARERWGDERVNEASEKLARYAKPGQEALQSEMNEIYRQLAQLRHGSPDSESAQEAIGRWYDCLNRIGSYSPEAFKGLGQLYVEDERFTRSIDQFGDGLARFMCEAMTVYADRASKD, encoded by the coding sequence ATGAAGCAGAAGCGACAGCGCCCACTGAAGGTCAAGGAGGTCGCAGAGCTGGCGGGTATTAGCGTTCGTACGCTGCATCACTATGACGAGCTCGGGCTGCTCGTGCCTGATCAGGTGACGGCAGCCGGCTATCGGCTGTATGCGGAGGAGAGCCTCGATACGCTGCAGCAAATTCTCGTCCTGCGTGAGCTTGACGTCCCGCTGAAGCAGATCAAGCAGATGCTCGGCGACCCGTCGTATGACCGTCAGGAGGCGCTTGTGCGGCATTATGGCTTGCTGCAGCAGAAGCGAGATCGGCTCAATCGCATCCTCGCTACCCTGGAGACGACAATTCAGCATCAGAGAGGAGAATGTGATATGACGAACGAGCAGAAGTTCGAGGGCTTCGACTTCACCCGCAATCCGTACGAGGCCGAGGCACGTGAGCGCTGGGGAGATGAGAGGGTGAATGAAGCAAGCGAGAAGCTTGCGCGTTACGCGAAGCCGGGGCAGGAGGCGCTGCAGAGCGAGATGAACGAGATCTATCGGCAGCTGGCACAGCTTCGCCACGGGTCACCGGACAGCGAGAGTGCACAGGAGGCGATCGGACGCTGGTACGATTGTCTGAACCGCATCGGAAGCTATTCGCCGGAGGCGTTCAAGGGGCTCGGTCAGCTCTATGTCGAGGATGAACGCTTCACGCGCAGCATCGACCAGTTCGGCGACGGACTCGCGCGGTTCATGTGTGAGGCGATGACGGTCTATGCGGACCGCGCTTCGAAGGACTGA
- the greA gene encoding transcription elongation factor GreA, translating into MSNDEIIVTQEGLEKIQQELEELKGVKRRELAERLKVAISYGDLRENSEYHSAKDEQAFMETRILTLERMLKHVRVVEASSIKTDQVSIGSIVTVNDIEFSEKIEYRIVGPTEADVMDNKISYESPLGKELLGKKVGDKINVTAPMGTIQYELLEIRMA; encoded by the coding sequence ATGAGTAACGATGAGATTATAGTAACCCAAGAGGGACTTGAGAAGATTCAGCAGGAGCTAGAGGAGCTGAAGGGCGTGAAGCGCCGCGAGCTGGCCGAGCGTCTGAAGGTAGCGATCAGCTATGGCGATCTGCGGGAGAACAGCGAGTACCACTCCGCGAAGGATGAGCAGGCGTTCATGGAGACGCGCATCTTGACGCTGGAGCGCATGCTGAAGCATGTACGTGTCGTCGAGGCCAGCAGTATCAAGACGGACCAAGTGAGCATCGGCTCCATTGTGACGGTCAATGACATCGAGTTCTCGGAGAAGATCGAGTACCGAATCGTCGGCCCTACTGAGGCGGATGTGATGGATAACAAGATATCGTACGAGAGCCCGCTTGGCAAGGAGCTGCTCGGCAAGAAGGTCGGCGATAAGATCAACGTGACCGCGCCGATGGGTACGATTCAATATGAGCTGCTGGAGATCCGCATGGCCTAA
- a CDS encoding response regulator — MERIRVLLIEDDPMVQEVNRQFVERVEGFEVIGVASSGTEGLELVSRLEPDLAILDIFMPGLDGVETLQRMRSQLLSVDVIVISAANDMATIERMLQNGATDYIMKPFKFERVKQALEHYRHKKETLVSARAVTQSELDRLLFGQRLGAAASAVGADLVKPDTSGPAAWELPKGLQVVTMRQIIQFLKGQSEPLSAEEVAEGVGIARVTARRYLEYLEKTGDLRRDLQYGVGRPLNKYVWTDKTSS, encoded by the coding sequence ATGGAGCGGATACGGGTACTGTTAATTGAGGATGATCCGATGGTGCAGGAGGTGAACCGGCAGTTCGTAGAGCGGGTCGAAGGCTTCGAGGTGATCGGCGTCGCATCGAGCGGCACCGAAGGCTTGGAGCTCGTTTCCCGTCTGGAGCCGGATCTTGCCATTCTCGACATATTCATGCCGGGTCTCGACGGTGTGGAGACGCTGCAGCGGATGCGCAGCCAGCTGCTGTCGGTGGACGTCATCGTCATTAGCGCGGCGAACGACATGGCGACGATCGAGCGGATGCTGCAGAACGGCGCGACGGACTATATTATGAAGCCGTTCAAGTTCGAACGGGTGAAGCAGGCGCTGGAGCATTACAGGCATAAGAAGGAGACGCTCGTCTCCGCTCGAGCCGTCACGCAGTCGGAGCTCGATCGTCTGCTGTTCGGCCAGCGACTAGGCGCCGCGGCTTCTGCAGTCGGAGCTGACCTGGTGAAGCCGGACACGAGCGGTCCAGCGGCATGGGAGCTGCCGAAGGGGCTGCAGGTGGTGACGATGCGGCAGATTATTCAGTTCCTCAAGGGACAGTCCGAGCCGCTCTCCGCGGAGGAGGTAGCCGAGGGCGTTGGCATTGCCCGAGTGACGGCAAGACGGTATCTGGAGTATCTGGAGAAGACGGGCGACCTGCGCAGAGATCTGCAATACGGCGTCGGACGGCCGCTGAATAAGTATGTGTGGACTGACAAGACGTCCAGCTGA